The genomic segment TCCCCGTATGAATGACTGGGACATCATTATTGCCGCTGACTCCGGGCTTCACCATGCCCGGAGTCTGGGCCTGACGCCCACGGAACTCATAGGGGATTTTGATTCCGTTGAGCAGCAATGTATCGATGATTATCCGGATATGATCATTCACCGGCATAAACCTGACAAGGACGAGACGGATACGGAACTTGGTATCGAACTTCTGCGTAGGCGGGGGGCCCGGAGAATCCATATTGTAGGAGGGGGCGGTGGCCGTCTGGACCATCTGTATGCGCTGTTATCCCTCTTTCACCGGGAGAATCCTCCCGACTACTGGTATACCCAC from the Marispirochaeta aestuarii genome contains:
- a CDS encoding thiamine diphosphokinase yields the protein MDGCLLIGGKAPDKNLLGPRMNDWDIIIAADSGLHHARSLGLTPTELIGDFDSVEQQCIDDYPDMIIHRHKPDKDETDTELGIELLRRRGARRIHIVGGGGGRLDHLYALLSLFHRENPPDYWYTHREHIQLIQGEMLIYPGINRRVSFFPLGTGECRMKTSGLKWPLDSLRWKVGDFGISNIVTNEEVKIEMKKGKLIMVYDLGNEDSL